In the Pogona vitticeps strain Pit_001003342236 chromosome 2, PviZW2.1, whole genome shotgun sequence genome, TTTTTTCCGAACAAAGGATACGGAGACCGGCGTCCTTTCTCTCCTCCGGCTCCGGAGAGATTTGCTTCCTAAGGACCGCAGAGAAGCGCCGAGGAAAACCATTCCTCCGATCCAAGTGCAGAAGCGCCTCTCGACCTTTTCCTTCTCTGCACAGCTGGGGGgccaagaaggccctgccttCATCCCCGAAAGAGTTGCCGCCGGCAGAGAGGGCAGagcctgtttaaaaataaaaataaaaatgggtggCTTGCTTGCCCTCCCTGAACTAGGAGGTCCAGAGGTGACCTTGGCCAGacacctgacctacctcacaaggttgttgtgaccATAAGGTCTGGGGCGGCCACGAACATAATCTTGAGCccattggaggaaaggcaagaGCACAGCCAGATTAAGACATGCGGGAGGCCCATAAGCAATGAAGAGGCCCTgtagccttcctttttttttaaaaaaaagtgtattaTTCTGAGAAGTGTttggcattttgttgttgttgttgttcttttttttggtTATGATTTGAGGATCTCTTGAGGCCTTAAATGATGGCTTACTTGATTTGTATCCAAATCTTAGCACTAGACAAATTATAAACATACTGTAATACAATAACATGGAAACAATAGTTTCTGAATGGAGGTCAAAGATATATATGATGGTAGCATGAGCAGGATCTTGGCACAAGCTTTTAGGTTTGGCTTCTAgtgtgtattttttaaagcaaggtcCTAGTCCTCATGGTTAGTGTTTGAATACATAAAAGTTGcacttgttgaaagaaaataaagggaaGCATGGAGAGTGAAGGAAGCATTAATTTTCATCACATTTACAGAGAGGAGTGTAGTGAATCCATGAGGAAGATCAGGTGGTGTCTGATTTCTTGACCTTGAGTGCATTACTGTGACCCTACTTGATGTTAGATTAGTATAGATGTCATGGAGGGCTGCTGTTAGTGGGCAGCAGATTGCATGGTTATGCATATCCTCTTCCCTGACCCACCTTCCTTTGTTAAACATGACATCAGCAGTGATGTTAATAACAGCCTAAGCATGACCCGTCCTTAACAGGGATTGGAAATCAGCTTTAGATAATAATTTGTTAGGTGCAAACCCTGGTTAATTTAACCTATATAGGACTCTCAGTTAGCCTTAGCCATGGTTTATGTCACTGGTGGTATAATCCAGGAATGGACAAAATGCAGTCTTCTAGATAATTTTGAACTCCAGCCCACTTCAGCCCTAGTTAGCATAGCCAGTAATATGGAATATTAGGAATATACTATATTTGAGGTACGAATGGAGTGAGTCTTGTTATCCCTTTGAAAAGGTGGCTGTCTCTACTTACCTTTCTCCCAAGACTAATTAAATATGTGGAGTCCCTTTCCCTGTTCTGAAAATCACTGGGCCAATAGACTGGCTTGGTGTAAGTCAACTACTGATAGTCCTGTCGTCCCAGTTTTATTTTTGTCGATTGTTACACATAATGCAgtaagaatttaaaaaagaaattataatcTCCATTCAGTATTAAATTAATGCAATCAAACTTCATATGATCACCACTTGTTAACAAAAGAACTGTTAAGCCAGAACCACAAAATTTGCTCCTTTCTCGTTTGAATGGGAAATTACGGTTTTGCGTCCAACTACAGTTTCCAATTAATACAGCAATTATACTCTTGTTGATTGCTTCTGTTGTTAAAGACACATGACTTACCTTAAACTTTCCATAGAATTTTTTGCACACTGTACCATGTTGCATGTTGTTGCAAGTTGTTTCTTTGTCCTGTTTCTTTCACAGGTGGGGCATCAAATCAAAAAGTCTTTCTTTGAATTTCATCTCTGCTTTGAACTCCCACTTTGGTTTCCCACTGTTCTCTCagcctttcttctccattttacAGTGTTGCCCACTTTATACAGTAGTGTTGTTAGAATGACTGAGACAGTACATATGATTGAATGTTTGAGAGTCGAGGGCAAATGTTTATGAATAATTCTAATTACTTGttggcttctttttctctccagtaAGTGAAAAGATGGTGaacgaggaagaggaagggacTTCCCGGCAAGGAGGCCAtaaggcagctgaatcaccagaGATGCCTTCAGAAAGTTGCCAGAGGCATGTTTCTCCAGCCCCGGACCTGGACGGAGGTGAAATCAGTGAGACCAGTTCAGAGACAGAGCCGAGAAACGTCACCTCAGCACCGAAGAATGACCCTTTCCCTGTCAATGGAGGCATTCTCCTGAGCGATGCTGTGGGAACACAAACACAGTACATTTGTCCCGTTTGTGGCGAATGCTTTAATGGGAGTTCCTGCCTCGTCgagcatcagagagtccacaaaGAAGATAAACCCTTTACCTGCCCTGTGTGTGGGAAAGGGTGCAGCCAGCAGATAGATTTGGTGGAGCACATGCACAGCCATACGGACGAGAAGCCTTTCTCCTGCCTGGAGTGTGGGAGGAACTTCCTTTTCAGCTCTGACTTGGTTGCCCATCAGAAAGTCCACACCGGAGAGAAGCCCTACATCTGTCTGGAGTGTGGGAAGGGCTTCTCCCAGAGTTCGCAGCTGATGTCTCATCGGAGAGTCCACACGGGGGAAAAGCCTTACGAGTGCATCATCTGTGAGAAGAGCTTCCGTTCCAACTACGATTTGGTCAACCATCAGAGGAgccacacgggagagaagcctTACATTTGTTCCgactgtgggaaaagctttacGCGAAGCTCGCACCTCATCTCCCATCAGAGAGTACATACGGGGGAAAGGCCCTATCCGTGTGGCATCTGTGGGAAGCGGTTCCGGGATTGCTCCCATCTCATCAGGCATCAGAGGGTCCACACGGGCGAGAAACCGTATGAGTGCTCCATTTGTGGGAAGAGCTTCCGGGTCAACTATGACTTGGTGACCCACCAGAGAAACCACACTGGAGAAAAGCCGTACGAATGCCCTGATTGTGGGAAGGGTTTCAAGCGAAGCTCCCATCTGATCTGCCATCAGAGGGTCCACACGGGGGAAAGGCCCTACCCCTGCGGCATCTGTGGCAAAAGTTTCAGCTACAGCTCAGACCTGATTAagcaccagaggatccacacgggCGAGAAGCCTTACGAGTGTCACAtctgtgggaagagcttccggATCAACGCCGATCTAGTCACTCACCagaggattcacactggggagaagccgtacACTTGTGCCGATTGCGGAAAGTGCTTCGCTCGGAGTTCACGCCTTGTATCCCATCAGAGAGTCCATGTTAAGGACGGAAGTCTTGGAACGGCCCTGCCAGAGACCAACACGTCGCCTGGGACAACAGCCTGGGGCCCGGCTCCTGAGCATCTCTGGGgccaagaagagaagaaagccCCTTTTGATAAGCAGAGCAGTGACACAGTAGTTTTGACAACCAACCTCGCAGAATCTAAGCCAGTCGTCACCGATGCGTCTCAGTCTATCCACATGGGTGAAATAAAAGTGGAATGTCTTTCTTGATTCCCGATTCTTAGGAACTAGGTGGCTAAAAAGCGGGACACGAAGTGTCTCCTTTCTAGTAACAGAGGGACGATCCTCCGTTCACTGTGGGAAGTTGAAAAGGGAGGCTCGAGCAAGTCTcatcttgacaaaactctggagTCTGTGAGCTGTTTTTCGCATTGCTGTGCATAGCTAAGCAAGCGTGCTTTGGCCTAAGGAATGACAGGACGCCAGTGCTCGTGACCCAGGACCATCAGACGTATCggaattttaaaagccatttaaaaaactgtttgaTGGTTCTCCACAGGAATCCTTGGGAATGCAGTTGGATGGGGGTAATGAGAATATGTGTCATTCCTcaggttttaaaaaatttgtCTTCATTTGTCACTGGGGAAGAGTACAAAAGTGGGATGATGCAGCTGTTAAAGAAGTGTTTTGAAAGCaggatgaaacaaaaaaaaaagaagtacagaTGGAGTTGGATCCCTGGGCATGAtgaagcaagcaagaaaaaaaatgcttgccCCAGATAGTTGCTAATTTAACTTTTCCAAATAATTATTTCATTCTACGTTTTGGTGTCTCTTCCTCCACATAAATCCATATATAAAACGAGCATCCCTTTGTTCAGTTCCTTAGTGGGAAGTCATGGCTTGGAGAACAGTTTAATGTAGACATGGacacagaatttttttcttctaagcacagttatttgtttcacaatATTCTGCTGTTTGGTGTCTAATAGCAGTGTATCCTTAATCTGggcaatttaaaacaacagcacCAACAAATTGCGCTCAATATAAATAAAGGATTTTAGTTGAATAGTGTGGAGCTTTAAggcattaattaaaattatttaatttattttataaggTCTGATTCTTGCCTGTAGGGTCAGTACAGAGAAGTAACCGCTATAACATAACGAGAGTTGTTATCATGCAACCCCTCCCAGCTTTTTTCTCTGCATGAGCCTGCGATTATGTGTGCAGGACTTGCCCCTGGCTAGTCTATAGAGTGGAGACCTTTGGAGCACCTTCTGTATCCTTGTCGCCTCtgccagaccttggaaaagttcctttgctagactacaatttccagaacccATCAGCCAGGATGGCCACTTGGCAAAGGAGCTGTAGCCaaagaaagggatttttttaaaagaagcattgcCCTCTGCTTCATCAAGGAGTTCAAGCACAGGAGTTCAGGGCTGGATGATGATGTGGGCTGTGCAAAGGTCTCCATTTTTTCTCGGGTGGCTCGGTGCTGTGGCTGCACCTATGTTTATGCTCATGTCCTGAagtgggagaaggagaaaaattgCTTTCTTAGCCTCTGTAGCCATTCCTGTCTACACCTATGCAGGAAAGAATCACTGCCCTTTGTTTTTACTCcaatgtgcatttaaaaaaatattaacctCCAATGAATTTCAATTCAAAtatataaaactttaaaaacacctAGTATGATAGAAATGTTAATGCAGCTGTTTCTATAAGATTAAAAAGAACATTATTCTCTTCCATAGTTATCTTCCATGGATCCTTTCCCGTTGCTTTATTTGTGTTGTtgctttaatcttttttttctcttgctaacCAATGCACTTTTTAGGGGAAGGTAGGGAGATACCCAAGATGTACCCAATATCTTAGTCAACTTAAGCAAACTTATCTGGGAGTAAGTCTCATTGAAATCAGCAGGACTTACTTCATTAGTAGGACTGAAAAGATAATTGGGTAGCTACTCGTAAATCAAGCATGAAATCCTCTGTTGGTCACAGTGTATGTTTCACTTATTTAGTGGAACTTggggatgtttttggactacaactcccagaatccgtggctgggggattctgggacctgtactCTTAACATTTCCCCTCATTCTCCCCCACCAAGCTGTGATTGTCACAAAAATATTCATTGAATACATTCTGTGAGATGGGGAAGGGAAGATGGTTTAACAAGTACATACAGATAGGAGTGATCTGAAAAAAAGTGgcacaaaaaagtttttttttaaacacagtgtATTTGTGAACATTTATATATGATAGCCTCCACTGCAGTCTATTGCTGTGATTTGCACAAATGAGTTCCTAAGATATTCAGCTGCACTGCAAAATAGTGTTATGGCACCAGTAAGTTGTTTGTCCATATTCAGCTAGGAAAGCAGACAATTTGGAAGTTCTTAAGCCCCAAAGATTAGCGTGAAGAGACTGCCAGGAGCTGCATACTAAGGATGACAGTCTCCATTATATTTTGGCCACATATGTGAAAATGTAGGTTTGAAAAATGGGTCGGTCTCTTGCTGCATCACACATCTATCTCCTATCATTCGAGAGCAGTCTTGAGTTTCAATAACGGATTGATCTGTGTATCCTGTTGTATTTTAGTATAAGACGAATTAAGTGGGAGAGGTCTAGAAAGTTATCTCAAAACCATGTTTTCCCCAGATTGTTACAGGACTTGGGATATAATTTGGAAACCCTTATTTTGGCATAAAGTATGAAAATAAGTTGATACAGTTTcattttttcagaatgaattaGGAGTGTGATGGGTCATTAAAATTCAAGTGTGGAAAGGCTTGTAGCTAATCCAGATTGgtgtcttcccttcttctgaggctgaGAAGCAGGAAAGAGGCAGGCAGCCCGTATTTTCTCTCTGTATACTCCTCTGCTGTAAAGACACCCGCTTCGAGGTGTATCATAAGTACCAGAGCTTTCTTTTGGGTCTGCTGCTCTCCCCAGCGCATGTGGCCCAGTAACTTTTCCAGAGGTCCTTCCTGGAGCAAAGAGAAGTGTTTAGAATTTAGCACCTCTGTGTTCTGGGCACTGCTAGCTCAGCTAGTCTTTCTGgcttctttctttgtatcagagcgtcgcacattttaaaatttacgtaatataggtaaaattgaaaacaaaggtTACGATAATTTGTTTTTGATGAGAGGTGGGCTACTTCAGTAGCTTTCTctcggccatttgctagatcttttgcACATGTGGTGTGGCATAAATTGCAGGCACATAAGTGCTGCACTGATTGAATTTCACTACATTCTTTCTGGCTGGGCCTGTAAGTTTACTGAAACTTTAGTTTTCTCACAGCCTAATAATATAGCTTAGGGCTGGAGCAGCCTTTGGTCCTCTAGGTGTTTTGAGCCAGTTCCTATCCTCTTCCCACTGGTCATCCTGAGTGGGGTGGAAGAAAATTGTAAGCCCAAATATCTAGAAAGCTAAAGATTCCCCAGGGTTTCCAATTTTATAAAGCCTGGGCAGTGCAGGATTTCCCCATGTCTAATTTTTGATAAAGGTAGCACATCGTATGAGAGTAAgagactgcatttaaaaaaaaaaaacacacgttTTTCCATCATGTTGTTAACAGTTCTTCAACCTCAAGAGTGCAAGATTGGTGCATCATTTCCTGTGAGCTGATTCTgtgttttcttcccttttatgGTCCAATTGCCTGTGGATCCTGTAGATTTTTCTAGAtagtgtactgtatatgtttaacCACctagtattaaagctaaaaggaTATGATAGTGGTATTAATCCCTCCATTGCATATACAAGTCAACTTCTATAATGTGAATAATTTCCCcctgcaaatcagaactgtgaagtaGTTCAGGTGTGCAATGGCAATTAACGTTTGGCCTCAGTTATGGCAGCCTGAACTCGAACGGAATTACTGTAGAAAATAAACCTCTGTCAGAAATCTCCTgccagtaaaaaaacaaaaaccgcCACAGTGCTACCCAGTGGTGGCACTTTTGGCAGCAGCAAACTATCTTATTATAGGCCCACTACACACTATGTATTGCACTAGATGACTTTCTTTAAAGATAATAGTGGTTACACTCAGTTGCAGAGTGCTTAAaaatcaattattatttttctaaaccAAGTTggtttaaataatgatttaatttttttttaaaaaaacacaatttttaagtttaaataatcaaaaaattgattttttaaatttaaatcgtgatttaaattttgattcacaatttgatttaaatcaaatacaaCCTGCAAGTTAGCCAGTGCTAAAAGCAAAGCCCAAGATGAGAGACAGTGTACAAGTTAAAGTGTTCATGTAGAGAATTATGTTCGGCTAGTTATCTGGACGTTTTAGTGTATACACATTTGAGTACAGTATAAGGATGTATGCACTGGACTGAGATACTCATTAATTTTGCTGAGCATTGGACTTTTCCTGCTAGTTAATGGATCCAGATACACAGATGATCAGAGTTGTACTTTCTTTAGAGCCTCATCCATTGAACTGAAGGGAGGTAGTACTGGGAAGAAAAATAATCCTGTCTGGGTTAGATTTACCTTAAGCTTCCTGCCTCTTTGATTTGTTTATCGATCAGCTTTGTTATATCTCTTGTCTGTTGTTCTTCTACCTGTGATATTATTTCTTAAGCTGTTATCCCAGTAGTCTTGGACTTCTCCGTTTCAGATTTATTGTATTCTGGTTTATTATGATAGTATGTCAAtaaagtttgttttaaatgtgtttgcctTGTCTGCCTGCTATCTGTGAGCAGCTTTTTGAATAGTGCTTCAGTCCTGTCACAGTTTCTCCAGCATTGCTGCTCTACAGGATCTCAGGCACTGTTCTGTAAAATTTGGGGCAGCCGCCAGGACTTCTTGTGGGAAGGAAAGAAGCCCAGAATTCTCTGAAGTTGCCTATCCCATACTAGAGGCAAGTCAGTTTAATCAAAATGGCAATCTTTTCGCTTCAGCGCTCTGGCGCTTGAACCCTACCTACCAGCACAGAATGGAGGGGGTCCCTAGTATGAGGCAGATGCCAAAACCATGGGAGGAAAAATGTTGCCTGAATGAGTTCTATCTTTATTGTAGTGGGAAAAACACGCAGAGAAAATAACCAGCAAGCAgtcaatatttaaattaaaaaagacagaaaaaagactTGAAAAACCAGAGGGTCACTCTTGACATTAAATTCCTTATAGCAATAATAGCAGATATTTTTAATTACTACTGACCAGAATCCTTTTGCTTACATACACTGGAAAGTGTGATGACAGAAATCAGAGTGGCAAATGGCTGCTAGTAAGGAATTGCGGGCTGTAATCCTCATTGTGTGCCAGTCATGGATGTTGGCGCATGAGGAGGAATACAAAGAACAagtttttaattagtggcaattcacctcCATGTGACACTGCTGTACTTTCAGCAGCCTATGTAAGCTATAGCATTATGGCCAATATTCTCCCTGAGATAGCAGAATATATGTTGGGGTGTTGGCAGTATTTAGTCACATCCAGCACCATTCCTCCTGCTTTGGGCTCAGAAAGAAGGTTTCCACAGACAACAGTGAGAGATTCCTTTCTCAGACTGATAGCAAAGGGGGCAGCCATGGTCAGTGGGCTTGTGGATTTAAATGGTTAAATATCCTTTGCCATTTCCAGGAAATTTAGGGGCATTCATGCAAAACTTCACACAGGCAAAATTTAAGGATCCACTACTCTTTGAGAAATAAATGAACTCCTTGGAGGCAGCGAGGGATTGATCGCTATTAGCAGCTACCTGAAATATCAAGAAAAATAAcctcaaaataaaatacatagagGATgtcccttcttcctctctttttttcactatGCAGAGTTCCCCCATAGAATCCTACTTGTATAGGGAGAACTATATAGCATTTCATcttttctgggagttcttgtgaGATTCAGAACTCCCTCCAACAAGCTTTTGTAGGAAAGCATGATTCACAGACGGCTGCTGGTGGGAAATGTGTGGCCACCTAGATGTTGCTGTCCCATCAGGTctagctagcatagccaatggcAAGGGACAATGGGAATTGTTATCCAGCAACATACAGAGGGAGTGTATAGTCACCTCTTCTGATGAGTATGCTTGGGTGTGGTACCCTGATGTAGTCTCATGGTAAATAGgattacttgggggggggaggcctatACTGTTCTTTTTCTATCATTACAATCCATAGAAAGTATGTTCCCAAGTCCCAAACAAAGCAAATCCCGTTTGCGTTGAACCACATTTGTTCCAAAATGCTGAATGGGTATCAGTGCCATGCTGTagctcagtggtctccaaccttcggcctccagatgttcttggacttcaactcccagaaatcctggccagcagtggtggtggtgaaggcttctgggagtggtagtccaagaacatctggaggcacaagatTGGGGACTACTGCTGTAGCTAATCTTCAACCAACCACAAGACCAAGCTGGTTGCATCAATACAATGGATTGGATGGTGACTTTAGAGATAAAGGTTGGgttggggagaggaaggaaattACACTAGACGCATGAGTGAAAGGTTTTGTTTCAGATTTAGTTCAGCAGCTCCAGAAGTGTTTCTCATCACTGAGTTCCTCTCTCGATCCAAGTCTTTGTGCTAATAGAAATTGTTTCTCGCAACTTCTGGGGTGGTACTGAAGAGTGAGACTCGAAGACCTCCAGAATCTCTTTACAAGAATACAGTAGATAAGTCGTCGGGTATGGTTCTTCTTTGGAGTATCTGCCCAGAGAAGAATGTGTAGATTGCATTGCTGGATCAGTCTACCAGAAGGCATTCCAGTTTATAAATCTGTGCTCTAAAAAGTCATctgccagtgattcccaactttaggtccccagatgttcttggactacaactccttgaaatcctggctaacacagctggtggtgaaggcttctgggagtttttgtctaagaactgggttacccaaggttaggaatcactgcCCCATGACATCATCCTTGAGATATGGCCAATAGAATGGCAGACAATACTTGACACAAGCAAAGCACAGAAATGATAGAAATACCACATGCCAGTATTATTATAATGCTATTACACAGGCATTTTTAATCTACTCCCAAAGTAGTTCATTGCTGTTATTGATAACATTTGTGAGAAGTAACACTTCCCTGGTTCTTGGATTGATTCCTTTTGATTATGTTTAAAGACATACACATGTAAACACAGTTTATGAGATGCGCCCCAGCCTACACTTGAAGCATGTGATATTTCTCCTCCACCACTGAGCATCATATCCTGTATCTATAAAACTAAGCTCAACATTACAATCAATCTGCAAAAGGTGTGAGGTTCTCTCTCAATGGTTGAAATTCAAtagtaagttacaattagagtaggcctactgaagaAATGCAAATTGCAGAgctgttgactcaccaaatcacatggattcaatgagtctactttattgtgacttactactgtactgtatttcatccATTAAGTTATAGTTGAAAAATAAGTTATAGCTTTC is a window encoding:
- the LOC110088040 gene encoding uncharacterized protein LOC110088040 encodes the protein MVNEEEEGTSRQGGHKAAESPEMPSESCQRHVSPAPDLDGGEISETSSETEPRNVTSAPKNDPFPVNGGILLSDAVGTQTQYICPVCGECFNGSSCLVEHQRVHKEDKPFTCPVCGKGCSQQIDLVEHMHSHTDEKPFSCLECGRNFLFSSDLVAHQKVHTGEKPYICLECGKGFSQSSQLMSHRRVHTGEKPYECIICEKSFRSNYDLVNHQRSHTGEKPYICSDCGKSFTRSSHLISHQRVHTGERPYPCGICGKRFRDCSHLIRHQRVHTGEKPYECSICGKSFRVNYDLVTHQRNHTGEKPYECPDCGKGFKRSSHLICHQRVHTGERPYPCGICGKSFSYSSDLIKHQRIHTGEKPYECHICGKSFRINADLVTHQRIHTGEKPYTCADCGKCFARSSRLVSHQRVHVKDGSLGTALPETNTSPGTTAWGPAPEHLWGQEEKKAPFDKQSSDTVVLTTNLAESKPVVTDASQSIHMGEIKVECLS